CAGTCTTCAACGGTGATGCCGCTGAAATAAGGGATACCTTCAGGAATTTTGCCGACTTTGGCTTTGATTTTTTCATGCAATACTGCTACGCCGACGGTGCCGAAATCTTCCTTCAACAATTCGTTCAGGCAAAATTCCATGGTAACGCGGCTGTCGTCCACTTCGTCAACGACCAGTACATTTTTGCCTTTCAGGACATCTGGAACGGGATCAAGCCATTGGACTTTTTTCACTTCCTCGGTAACTTGACCTTCGTTATCGTTGTCGTAGTAGGCCGTGGTGACGGCGT
This genomic interval from Neisseria flavescens contains the following:
- a CDS encoding phosphoribosyltransferase is translated as MKRKIWYTYDDIHRVIKGLAEKIQNSGTKYDAMIAIGGGGFIPARMLRCFLEIPIYAVTTAYYDNDNEGQVTEEVKKVQWLDPVPDVLKGKNVLVVDEVDDSRVTMEFCLNELLKEDFGTVGVAVLHEKIKAKVGKIPEGIPYFSGITVEDWWINYPWDALDIDEHNKLAAQNQ